The nucleotide sequence ttcaaggtttttttttttttaatatttgatgcAAGAGATGCACAAGGATTTTCtccagaaaataaaaatgacgaTGTACCTTTTTTGTTATAAATCTTTGAAATTTCcctaatttatatgaaaaattctcaattagACCATTTCCAAGCATATTAACTGCCCCTTGGATTGAATTTACTCACCATTTCAACTGCACTACGTGTAAGACGGCGATAGTAATTGCGAAACCAATCCAGGTTCGTGGCTGCAAAGATTCCCTCCTCTATGCTGGCCGTTAGTGCTTCAAAATCCTTCGGATGTTCAGCCTTGTAGGCCAAACTGAGTGCATGAAAACGCGCCAATTCCACGAGAACACTCTCAGTTTGCTGCAGCGAAAGTCCCTCCTGACGATTTGGCATCTGATAGTCTTTGGCACAGAGATCTTCCAAAATCAGAAGATCACTGCGTGCAAAATAGCATCTTGGGATTGCGCTAAATGACTCTCTTGTCTTGCGCTGCTGGAATGACAATAATTCCCTCACGATCTTCGTATAGAAGCGAACCTGAAAGAATTTAAGAGTGGTGGCAAGTGGAAGAATTTTCTATGGGGAAATTACTCAGGTATGTCAGTAATTTCCAGGAAGAATTCTATttcaataaaagttttttctttctaATAAGGAAAAAAGTGGAAATGAGTCATTGGAAGAAAAGTTAAATGTTTTTGctatttataaatcgatttggacaaatttggcgAATAAGGAGAGTTCTTTGGAAGCAGTAAAATCCTTCAGATCATTGTAACGTTGTCAGAtttgtgaaatatattttttactgctaaaAAATGAACTTTAAGCTCATTAAAGCTTCACTTTTCACAGTTGAGTGGGAAGTATACAGACGATGGTTTTAATACGATTATATGGGGATGCTTTTGGGCACTTTTCCAGAGATTTGAGACATTTACCTCATTTCGGAAGAGCGCTTCACTTCGATAGGCATCTCGTCTTGCTTGACTGTCTGGAAGTCTCTTGCAGATTAGTGAGCAATCCCATTTGCTCCTCTTGGCTGTATTCCCATCCGGCAGCACGAATCCCTTCACATGGATACGAAAGAGAGCTGCCGTGTAGTTATCACCACGTCTGGAGCCTTGAGCCTCCTCGAAAGATTCAATCTGGACATGAGGATCAATTTCGGCAAATACATCCGCAAGCAATTTCACAGATAAATTCGATTTTGAAGGCGTGTCCTGATCAATTCCCATTTGTCACTGATTCTCTGCCTTTCCTAAGTAAACACTTATCTTCCGGGATTGTCCTGGACAAGAAAAAAACTGGTATTTTCTTCCCTAAATCGCCCAAATGAGTAAAA is from Phlebotomus papatasi isolate M1 chromosome 1, Ppap_2.1, whole genome shotgun sequence and encodes:
- the LOC129806351 gene encoding uncharacterized protein LOC129806351 encodes the protein MGIDQDTPSKSNLSVKLLADVFAEIDPHVQIESFEEAQGSRRGDNYTAALFRIHVKGFVLPDGNTAKRSKWDCSLICKRLPDSQARRDAYRSEALFRNEVRFYTKIVRELLSFQQRKTRESFSAIPRCYFARSDLLILEDLCAKDYQMPNRQEGLSLQQTESVLVELARFHALSLAYKAEHPKDFEALTASIEEGIFAATNLDWFRNYYRRLTRSAVEMVSQSFKNGEDGCLYVQRLRDFVDTDAFFMRMVDLVRGSSDLSVICHGDCWTNNFLYRYGTDRKTVSDVCLVDFQLIRCGSLTLDIANLIFCCTDHALRKEHLQDLLKLYGEELAKALKKFGSYPSFCGSCEEELMDKIHAEFKKYARFGLGLAMDILPISTCSADQAPDLYVLPTEDTSNSAPELNVPPNELCRQKMREIVVDLVDNGLL